The Pelmatolapia mariae isolate MD_Pm_ZW linkage group LG10_11, Pm_UMD_F_2, whole genome shotgun sequence genome includes a region encoding these proteins:
- the LOC134637718 gene encoding protocadherin Fat 3 isoform X4, with translation MKPNRWGNMHPLPSFSLPFLFIFFFFFLFICFHSTRAQLLTDSRAGQRLLLFTQPAYNVSIFENSAARTYTRSEAKMGVILGPPWSFEIKYSIVLGDSEGIFQAEDFVMGDFCFLRICTNGGSGAILNREVQDNYTLTVKASAPGGLEALTTVYIKVLDTNDLRPLFSPTSYAFVVSESAPLGASIGRVTATDADVGSNGEFYYFFKNKIDLFAVHPTSGVITLTGRPRMDKQDRFELEVQVVDRGMKLYGNSGISSTARLVLTVQRVNEFAPVLSAVAVVPSWEEKNPVYAVINVEDKDEGVSGDIEWVSIIEGDPFEQFVVDRSPVGNEYRVKTSEAVSWDTFPYGCNLTFQAKDRGMPPKFSNTQIVQLLVTKPDPVMASFEKDVYVVTLSEIAPPGSVIEVVKISPAPLRVNYSFSNPSDPMYFDINPLTGVIMTTRQLTRISQDFMVMEVVDMISEQRTSVQIQIEDANDNSPVFNKPFYNIAVNESVPVGTVVLVVSAVDDDKGENGYVSHTINGEQSLPFSIDQKTGEVRITRDLDFESSDDIYTFAVRASDWGSPYRRESEVNITIRVININDNQPLFEKVSCRGMISRDFPVNQTVVTLSAIDMDELGLVEYKILSGNELDYFNLNPDSGALSLKRSLAVDSLKSGVFNLKVVATDGEMFSDPTFVNISVVRGRIPPRGFNCKDTRVAQLLAEKMLSKASAMARPRPDESYTDIFSTNKQPPQFEALPTSILVREDLIPGASVFQVRARDGDTGFNGRVLFSISDGNKENCFNINMESGLITILRPLDRERVDRYFLNITIYDQGIPQMSSWRLLTVIIEDTNDNDPQFYQDSYSALVSENSAIGMEVITITAFDRDMGQNGQLSYIMLTSVPQFGIDSETGSVFVASQLDRETFPIFILKIEVRDMAERGTRRSSVTTLSIILEDVNDCAPAFIPTSYSARVLEDLPPGTVITWVQAQDPDIGPGGQVRYSLINDFNGTFEIGLISGVLRIRKELDFEKQQFFNLTLLAEDRGIPSLRSQTFVEVEVVDVNENLYAPYFSDFAVRGSVKENSRAGTSVLTVNAKDDDKGRDGVLKYSIQGGSGLGTFTIDEDTGVIYTSGILDCETKDSYWLTVCAMDRGVPPLSASVEVFIQVEDVNDNAPLTSDPIYHPTIMENSPKDVSVIRIQAQDPDLTAIPSRLSYRITAGNPQNFFSINPKTGLITTTARKLDREQQAEHFLEITVIDGPVTTRQSTVWVIVHVQDENDNPPTFPEVTYRISLPERDRNKRGEPVYRVFAYDRDYGANGNITYSIISGNEDEKFSIDPRTAMVSSKKMVTAGSYDILTIKAEDGGDPPLWSTVKLHVEWIRKPAPSPVPLLFTQRYYNFSISETATVAQPVGVVAISQSSTPVWFTIIGGRPAREMFYIPQNACGRNCSLDTGSFDMQFDLQLGVGTLVVAKPLDAEVQSVYNMTVQVTDGTNFATAQVFIRIQDSNDNPPVFSLPAYDVSISEDIPVDMELLRVRASDIDERARLSFSIYGSVDPASMRLFRVNPGTGVVYTADRLDYEARTQHILTIMVKDQEFPFNRDLARILVAVEDSNDNIPYFTSTVYDATAYETFSVGTSVVQVTALDKDNGINGQLTYTIEAGNTGGVFGIDNTTGLIFIAKELDLTSLGFYTLSVRVTDSGFPPLMATASVRISLILSDFSKPKFSQEYQAEIMENSKTGTYVITVSALSRSALIYDITRGNEERCFFINHHTGVITTRKPLDFEQTTSYFLVVRALSMAGVEASTSVIIQVVDVNDSPPVFQQIRYVGVVSEAAPINSVVLAEDGNPLVIQATDKDRNHNALLVFEIIGETARMFFSVDSGTGSIRTIASLDYETFSEFVFRVHVRDSGQPPRDADSPAEVLIKVININDSPPKFSQDTYETILLLPTYMGVEVLRVKALDPDMTSDPTLNPDKSITPQLLYSLVDNNVEFFSVEPYTGVVTVISQSLNKDRYRFNVKVWDGRFSSMTLVTVLVREAIDSGILFTFPVYSASIPENIPNITLVTVVSTVGHRLNEPLKYTLLNPVGRFSIWPTCGAVFTTGVPFDREEKDSYELVVEVSREDEILRVARVIVQVQVEDVNDNSPQFVNLPYYAVVQVEAQPGSSVFRVSATDKDYGRNGQVTYSLKEQHRNFQVHPVTGELTLKRAFEADLSNAEYKLILVATDGGFPPLSSEVELPVSVVNKAMPVFDKPFYGVTVKEDLDVSTSVLCINASSPEGQSVIFTITDGDPSLQFDIGFDTGIIRVIYPLDYETTQYYRLTVKATDTLTGAKSEVDVDIVMLDVNDNPPLFLNTSYSAVLSENSMIGTPVLQVFAQDQDTEKNAVVSYQILSDIYNSTDYFSIDSNSGLIYTARLLDYELIQRHNFIVRATDSGDPALSSDVTVSVTVTDTNDNPPNFSQMLYEAFVSELAPRGHFVTCVQASDADICDASRLRIFQIVTS, from the exons ACGCTTGCTGCTCTTCACTCAGCCTGCATATAATGTGTCCATTTTTGAGAACTCTGCTGCAAGAACCTATACCAGAAGTGAGGCCAAAATGGGCGTCATTCTCGGGCCACCTTGGTCTTTTGAGATAAAATACTCCATTGTGTTGGGAGACAGTGAAGGCATCTTTCAGGCTGAAGATTTTGTAATGGgagatttttgttttctccGCATATGCACTAATGGAGGTAGTGGTGCTATACTGAATCGGGAAGTACAGGATAATTACACTCTCACAGTTAAGGCCTCGGCCCCAGGAGGCCTAGAGGCTTTAACCACTGTTTATATCAAGGTCTTGGATACAAATGACCTTCGACCTCTCTTTTCCCCAACTTCCTATGCATTTGTTGTTTCTGAGAGTGCCCCTCTGGGTGCCAGCATAGGACGTGTGACAGCCACAGATGCTGACGTAGGCTCAAATGGAGAGTTTTACTACTTTTTCAAGAATAAAATAGATCTTTTTGCTGTTCATCCGACGAGCGGGGTCATCACCCTGACTGGTCGACCAAGGATGGACAAACAGGACCGATTTGAGCTGGAGGTACAGGTGGTTGACAGAGGGATGAAACTCTATGGGAACAGTGGTATCAGCAGCACAGCAAGGCTTGTACTGACTGTGCAGCGAGTAAATGAATTTGCTCCCGTTCTTAGTGCAGTCGCTGTTGTTCCATCGTGGGAAGAAAAGAATCCAGTGTATGCAGTAATTAATGTGGAGGACAAAGATGAAGGGGTATCCGGGGATATAGAGTGGGTGTCCATCATTGAGGGGGATCCCTTCGAGCAGTTTGTGGTTGATCGTTCGCCTGTTGGGAACGAGTACAGAGTTAAAACGTCGGAAGCTGTCAGCTGGGATACATTCCCCTATGGCTGCAACTTAACATTTCAGGCCAAGGACAGAGGTATGCCTCCCAAGTTTTCTAATACCCAAATTGTTCAGTTGTTGGTTACAAAACCAGACCCAGTGATGGCGAGTTTCGAAAAAGATGTTTATGTAGTCACGCTGAGTGAAATCGCTCCCCCAGGCTCTGTTATAGAGGTGGTGAAAATATCCCCGGCTCCTCTGAGAGTCAATTACAGCTTCAGCAACCCTTCAGATCCAATGTACTTTGATATAAACCCTTTGACTGGAGTTATTATGACCACCAGGCAGCTTACAAGGATATCACAGGATTTCATGGTGATGGAGGTAGTTGATATGATAAGTGAGCAGCGAACAAGTGTCCAAATTCAAATCGAGGATGCTAATGACAACTCTCCAGTGTTCAACAAGCCATTCTACAATATTGCCGTCAATGAGAGTGTACCTGTAGGTACTGTTGTCCTTGTGGTCTCTGCTGTGGATGATGATAAAGGGGAGAATGGGTATGTAAGTCACACAATTAATGGTGAACAGTCTCTTCCATTTAGCATAGACCAGAAAACAGGGGAGGTGAGAATTACTAGAGATCTGGACTTTGAATCATCAGATGATATCTACACTTTTGCAGTGCGTGCCTCTGACTGGGGTTCACCCTACAGAAGAGAGAGTGAGGTTAATATCACCATACGTGTAATAAATATCAACGACAATCAGCCTCTTTTTGAGAAGGTTTCTTGCAGAGGGATGATAAGCCGTGATTTCCCTGTCAACCAGACTGTTGTCACCTTGTCAGCAATTGACATGGATGAGCTAGGACTAGTTGAGTACAAGATACTCTCTGGGAATGAGTTAGATTATTTTAACTTAAATCCAGACTCTGGGGCTTTGTCACTGAAAAGATCGTTAGCAGTGGATAGTTTAAAAAGTGGGGTATTCAACCTCAAAGTTGTTGCAACAGATGGAGAGATGTTCTCTGATCCTACATTTGTGAATATATCAGTGGTGAGGGGTAGGATTCCCCCCAGAGGGTTCAACTGCAAGGACACAAGGGTAGCCCAGCTTTTGGCAGAAAAAATGCTCTCAAAGGCATCTGCTATGGCTAGACCGAGACCAGATGAGAGCTACACAGATATTTTCTCTACAAACAAACAGCCTCCACAGTTTGAAGCCTTGCCTACAAGCATTCTTGTGAGAGAAGACCTCATTCCCGGTGCCAGTGTATTTCAGGTGCGAGCACGAGATGGTGACACAGGCTTTAATGGCCGCGTTCTCTTTTCTATTTCTGATGGTAACAAAGAAAACTGCTTCAATATTAACATGGAGAGTGGGCTGATAACTATACTGCGGCCACTTGACCGTGAACGAGTGGATCGTTACTTCCTTAATATCACCATCTATGATCAGGGCATTCCTCAGATGTCCAGTTGGAGATTACTGACAGTGATCATTGAGGATACAAATGACAATGACCCTCAGTTTTATCAGGACAGCTACTCTGCCCTTGTTTCAGAAAACTCAGCCATTGGCATGGAAGTTATAACCATCACTGCATTTGACAGAGACATGGGTCAAAATGGACAGCTCTCCTATATAATGCTCACCAGTGTTCCTCAGTTTGGGATTGACAGTGAAACTGGAAGTGTATTTGTTGCTAGCCAGCTGGATAGAGAAACATTTCCAATATTCATATTGAAGATTGAAGTCAGAGACATGGCTGAAAGAGGCACTCGAAGGTCCTCAGTGACTACTCTAAGTATAATCTTGGAGGATGTCAATGATTGTGCTCCAGCTTTCATCCCTACCAGCTATAGTGCACGAGTACTAGAGGATCTCCCGCCCGGGACTGTGATTACCTGGGTGCAGGCTCAGGACCCAGACATCGGACCTGGAGGACAAGTTCGATATTCCTTAATCAATGACTTTAATGGTACTTTTGAG ATCGGTCTTATAAGTGGGGTATTGAGAATTAGAAAGGAGTTGGactttgagaaacaacagtttttCAACCTGACGTTACTTGCTGAAGACAGAGGAATCCCCAGCCTTAGGAGCCAGACGTTTGTGGAGGTAGAG GTGGTGGATGTCAATGAGAATTTGTATGCGCCTTACTTCTCCGACTTTGCTGTGAGAGGCTCAGTGAAGGAGAACTCTCGTGCAGGAACAAGTGTCCTGACTGTCAACGCTAAAGATGACGACAAGGGACGAGATGGCGTGCTGAAGTACTCTATCCAAGGAGGCAGCGGCCTGGGCACTTTCACCATTGACGAAGACACAG GGGTGATTTACACTTCTGGTATCCTGGACTGTGAGACCAAAGACTCCTACTGGCTGACTGTCTGTGCCATGGACAGAGGGGTTCCACCTCTGTCAGCTTCTGTTGAAGTCTTCATCCAG GTAGAAGATGTCAATGATAATGCTCCCCTCACCTCAGATCCTATCTACCACCCGACTATCATGGAAAACTCTCCAAAGGATGTGTCAGTCATTCGTATTCAGGCGCAAGACCCCGATCTTACCGCTATACCCAGTCGTCTGAGTTATCGTATTACTGCCGGCAACCCGCAGAATTTCTTCTCTATTAATCCAAAAACAG gTCTGATCACAACAACAGCGAGGAAACTGGACAGAGAACAACAAGCTGAACACTTTTTAGAG ATAACAGTAATAGATGGCCCGGTGACCACCCGCCAATCTACTGTGTGGGTCATAGTTCACGTCCAGGATGAGAACGACAACCCGCCCACCTTCCCAGAGGTCACCTACCGCATCAGCTTGCCCGAGCGAGACAGGAACAAACGCGGGGAACCCGTGTACCGTGTCTTCGCTTACGACCGTGATTATGGCGCCAATGGCAACATCACCTACAGCATCATTAGCGGTAATGAGGACGAAAAGTTCAGTATCGACCCCAGGACTGCTATGGTGTCGTCAAAGAAGATGGTGACAGCAGGCAGCTATGACATCCTCACT ATAAAAGCAGAGGACGGTGGCGATCCGCCATTATGGTCTACTGTTAAACTTCATGTAGAGTGGATTCGTAAACCTGCCCCCTCACCAGTGCCCCTACTGTTCACCCAGCGGTACTACAATTTCTCCATTTCGGAGACAGCTACTGTTGCCCAGCCAGTGGGAGTCGTGGCTATCAGCCAGTCCAGCACACCTGTCTGGTTCACTATCATCG GCGGGCGCCCTGCCAGAGAAATGTTCTACATTCCTCAGAATGCATGTGGAAGAAACTGCTCGCTTGACACAG GGAGCTTTGACATGCAGTTTGACCTCCAACTGGGGGTGGGGACTCTAGTCGTGGCCAAGCCCCTTGATGCGGAGGTGCAGTCTGTGTACAACATGACGGTACAGGTGACAGATGGGACCAACTTTGCCACAGCACAG GTGTTCATTCGAATACAGGACAGCAACGACAACCCTCCAGTTTTTTCTCTGCCAGCTTATGATGTCAGCATATCTGAGGACATACCAGTTGACATGGAGCTGCTGCGGGTCAGAGCATCAGACATTGATGAGCGTGCCCGTTTGAGCTTCTCCATCTATGGTAGCGTAGACCCGGCCAGCATGAGGCTGTTTAGGGTCAATCCTGGCACAGGAGTCGTCTACACTGCAGACAGGCTCGACTATGAAGCCCGGACACAGCACATCCTCACTATTATG GTCAAGGATCAGGAGTTTCCATTTAACCGTGACCTGGCTCGTATCCTGGTGGCAGTGGAAGATTCCAATGATAACATTCCCTACTTCACCAGCACCGTATACGATGCTACGGCCTACGAGACTTTTTCTGTAGGCACGTCTGTAGTGCAGGTGACGGCCCTAGACAAAGACAATGGGATTAATGGGCAGCTCACCTATACTATAGAAGCAG GTAACACCGGTGGTGTGTTTGGCATTGATAATACCACGGGCCTTATCTTCATTGCCAAGGAACTGGACCTCACTTCTTTAGGCTTTTACACCCTCAGTGTGCGCGTCACAGACAGTGGATTTCCCCCATTAATGGCCACTGCTTCAGTTCGCATTTCCTTGATCCTCTCAGACTTCTCCAAACCGAAATTCTCTCAGGAGTATCAGGCtgag ATTATGGAGAACAGCAAAACTGGAACTTACGTGATCACTGTTAGCGCCCTCAGCCGCTCAGCACTCATTTATGACATCACCAGAGGCAACGAGGAGCGCTGCTTCTTTATTAACCACCATACCGGTGTAATCACTACACGCAAACCGCTGGACTTTGAG CAAACAACATCTTACTTTTTGGTGGTGCGTGCCCTGAGCATGGCTGGAGTGGAAGCCAGCACCTCTGTCATCATACAAGTAGTGGATGTGAACGACAGCCCACCTGTATTCCAACAAATCAG GTATGTCGGCGTAGTCAGCGAGGCTGCTCCAATCAACAGTGTGGTCCTGGCAGAGGACGGTAACCCTTTGGTTATCCAGGCAACTGATAAGGATCGCAACCACAATGCCCTGTTAGTGTTCGAGATCATAGGTGAGACTGCTCGGATGTTCTTCAGCGTGGACTCTGGGACTGGATCTATCCG AACGATTGCCAGTCTGGACTATGAAACCTTCTCTGAGTTCGTCTTTCGGGTTCATGTTAGAGATAGTGGCCAGCCTCCACGGGATGCTGACAGCCCAGCAGAGGTACTTATAAAG GTGATCAACATCAATGACTCGCCCCCAAAGTTTTCCCAGGACACTTATGAGACAATCCTCTTGTTGCCTACCTACATGGGTGTAGAGGTTCTTAGGGTTAAGGCTCTTGACCCCGATATGACCTCTGACCCCACACTTAACCCTGACAAGTCTATCACACCACAGCTACTTTACTCTTTGGTGGATAACAATGTGGAGTTCTTTTCTGTTGAGCCATACACTGGAGTTGTGACCGTCATCAGTCAGAGCCTCAATAAAGACCGTTATCGCTTCAATGTGAAG GTTTGGGATGGACGTTTTTCCAGCATGACACTGGTCACGGTGCTTGTCCGAGAAGCTATAGACAGCGGAATTCTCTTCACCTTCCCAGTCTACTCTGCCTCCATCCCAGAGAACATACCCAATATCACCTTAGTGACTGTGGTGAGCACAGTTGGTCACCGCCTCAACGAGCCACTCAAGTACACTCTGCTGAACCCCGTTGGGCGCTTCAGCATTTGGCCCACTTGCGGAGCAGTGTTCACTACCGGTGTGccttttgacagagaggagaagGACAGTTATGAATTGGTGGTGGAGGTCAGCAGGGAAGATGAAATATTGAGGGTGGCTAGGGTGATCGTGCAAGTACAG GTGGAGGATGTAAACGACAACTCTCCACAGTTTGTGAACCTTCCCTACTACGCTGTAGTGCAGGTAGAAGCACAGCCAGGATCAAGTGTTTTCAGGGTCTCAGCTACTGACAAAGACTACGGTCGGAATGGACAAGTGACGTACAGCCTTAAGGAGCAGCACAGAAACTTTCAA GTGCACCCTGTGACAGGAGAGCTGACCTTAAAGAGAGCCTTCGAGGCAGATTTATCTAACGCAGAGTACAAACTGATCCTCGTGGCAACTGACGGTGGCTTCCCTCCTCTGTCCAGTGAGGTGGAGCTGCCTGTTAGTGTAGTAAATAAAGCTATGCCAGTATTTGACAAGCCTTTTTATGGTGTCACCGTCAAAGAGGATTTGGATGTCTCCACCTCCGTCTTGTGTATCAATGCCAGTAGTCCCGAGGGCCAGAGCGTCATCTTCACCATCACAGATGGAGACCCTTCCCTCCAGTTTGACATTGGCTTTGACACAGGAATCATCCGTGTGATTTACCCGTTAGACTATGAGACCACACAGTATTACCGTTTAACGGTGAAGGCTACCGATACACTGACCGGAGCTAAGTCGGAGGTCGACGTGGACATTGTCATGCTGGACGTGAACGATAACCCACCGCTGTTCCTGAACACCTCATACTCAGCTGTGCTCTCTGAGAACTCCATGATTGGAACGCCCGTcttacag GTGTTTGCCCAAGACCAGGACACAGAAAAGAACGCCGTGGTGAGTTACCAGATCCTATCTGACATCTACAACAGCACCGACTACTTCAGCATCGACAGTAACAGCGGGCTGATATACACGGCACGTCTGCTCGACTATGAGCTCATCCAGCGCCACAACTTCATTGTCAGGGCGACGGACAGCGGAGACCCTGCCCTTAGCAGTGATGTTACTGTCTCTGTGACTGTAACTGACACCAATGACAACCCACCTAATTTCAGCCAAATGCTGTACGAGGCCTTTGTCAGCGAGCTGGCTCCCAGAGGACACTTTGTGACTTGTGTTCAGGCATCAGATGCTGACATCTGTGATGCCAGTAGGCTGAG AATTTTTCAGATTGTCACCTCTTGA